The Corynebacterium suranareeae genome window below encodes:
- the aztA gene encoding zinc ABC transporter ATP-binding protein AztA: MADLRVGNLTCAYGNHIALNNISARFPTGQITALIGSNGSGKSTLLEALAGTLKPRAGSIDNLAPNIAFVPQRSHVSHTLPITVRQTVNMGRWSARKTWQRLTAKDRNIVDSCLELLGILDLADRPLGEISGGQRQRTLIAQGLAQQAPLLLLDEPLTAVDSHAAHLIDMVINNQRSQGVTVIVATHHLDQANYADQVIELDKGHIKSQRNASTFP, encoded by the coding sequence ATGGCAGATCTTAGAGTAGGCAATCTCACCTGCGCATATGGCAATCACATCGCGCTTAACAACATTTCAGCACGCTTTCCCACCGGCCAGATCACAGCGTTAATCGGATCCAATGGCTCTGGAAAATCCACACTGTTAGAAGCTCTGGCAGGAACACTAAAACCTCGCGCCGGAAGCATAGACAACCTCGCGCCCAACATCGCATTTGTCCCCCAACGCAGTCACGTATCACACACGCTTCCCATCACCGTCCGCCAAACAGTCAACATGGGACGTTGGTCTGCTAGAAAAACTTGGCAACGTCTCACTGCTAAAGACCGAAACATCGTGGATAGCTGCCTCGAACTCTTAGGAATTTTAGACCTCGCCGACCGCCCGCTCGGGGAAATTTCAGGCGGTCAGCGCCAACGCACTCTGATAGCGCAGGGGCTTGCGCAACAGGCGCCTTTATTGCTTCTCGACGAACCCCTCACCGCCGTAGACTCCCACGCCGCCCACCTCATCGATATGGTGATTAACAACCAACGCAGCCAAGGTGTCACCGTCATCGTGGCTACTCATCATCTTGATCAAGCCAATTACGCTGACCAGGTAATCGAGCTAGATAAAGGACATATAAAATCACAGCGCAATGCCTCGACGTTTCCTTAA
- the aztD gene encoding zinc metallochaperone AztD, which produces MKHPKLLLIATVSTASILLASCGTDSSADPADTATTSSSASTEEHNHEAEGSDTAVEVSSPQARIVATYDGGIITLDASTLEVLEDTELAGFNRLNSAGDGRHVFVSTGGGFQLFDTGAWTEPHGDHTHSYTSTPELTDITYSTDKPGHVVNHAGKTVLFGDGDGKIQIFDTASLLKGEEVEPEIKNALEAHHGVAVVLENGDLLHTLGNEDSRNGAVVFNAAGEEIARNEQCPGVHGESAALNDAIAVGCEDGVLIYKDGEFTKVQAPDAYGRIGNQAGSDISPVVLGDYKVDKDATLERPERVSLTNTETGELTLVDLGTSYSFRSLGRGPAGEAVVLGTDGALHIIDPNTGSVTNTYPVIDEWTEPEVWQEPRPTLFINKDRAYVSDPANNELHVVDLANGNILASATLPGTPNELTGVSG; this is translated from the coding sequence ATGAAACACCCCAAGCTGCTTCTTATTGCCACAGTGTCTACTGCCTCTATCTTGCTGGCAAGCTGTGGGACAGATAGCTCCGCCGATCCAGCGGATACTGCAACTACCTCGAGCTCCGCGAGCACTGAGGAACATAACCACGAAGCCGAAGGCAGCGACACCGCAGTAGAGGTATCTTCCCCACAAGCCCGCATTGTGGCAACCTACGACGGCGGTATTATCACCCTCGACGCCAGTACTTTAGAGGTTTTGGAAGACACCGAACTAGCAGGTTTTAACCGCCTCAACAGCGCCGGCGATGGACGCCACGTATTTGTCTCCACAGGTGGCGGTTTCCAGCTTTTTGATACCGGCGCATGGACTGAACCACACGGCGATCACACCCACAGCTACACCTCCACCCCAGAACTTACCGATATCACCTACTCCACCGATAAGCCTGGTCACGTGGTAAATCACGCCGGAAAGACCGTTCTTTTCGGCGACGGTGACGGCAAGATCCAAATCTTTGATACCGCGTCCCTCCTCAAAGGCGAAGAGGTAGAACCCGAAATCAAAAACGCCCTTGAAGCCCACCATGGTGTGGCAGTTGTTCTAGAAAACGGCGACCTGCTGCACACTTTGGGAAATGAAGATTCCCGCAACGGCGCAGTAGTCTTCAACGCAGCCGGTGAAGAAATTGCCCGCAATGAACAATGCCCCGGCGTTCACGGTGAAAGCGCAGCTCTAAACGACGCCATTGCGGTTGGTTGCGAAGACGGAGTGCTGATTTACAAGGATGGCGAGTTCACCAAGGTCCAGGCACCTGATGCCTACGGACGCATTGGCAACCAAGCTGGTAGCGATATCTCCCCTGTTGTTCTCGGTGATTACAAAGTAGATAAAGACGCAACGTTGGAACGTCCAGAACGTGTTTCTCTCACCAACACCGAAACCGGCGAACTCACCCTCGTTGACCTCGGAACTTCCTATTCTTTCCGATCCCTTGGCCGTGGCCCTGCCGGTGAAGCCGTTGTCCTTGGCACCGATGGCGCACTCCACATCATCGACCCCAACACCGGCTCAGTGACCAACACCTACCCCGTCATCGACGAATGGACCGAGCCTGAAGTCTGGCAGGAACCACGCCCAACCTTGTTCATCAACAAGGACCGCGCTTACGTTTCCGACCCCGCGAACAACGAACTCCACGTCGTTGACCTAGCCAACGGAAACATCCTCGCCAGCGCCACCCTGCCCGGCACCCCCAACGAGCTCACCGGTGTCAGTGGCTAG
- a CDS encoding substrate-binding domain-containing protein encodes MKLPRIAAALIGAALLITGCSATGGAPRATDGASGGGTVDTPRLVVAMVSHGAPGDTFWDLVRKGAEDAAQKDNIELRYSSHPEIPDQANLVQNAIDSKVDGIAMTMPNAQSLGPIAQKAADAGIPVVGLNAGMNEYQDYGMTGFFGQDESVAGTHAGQRLAEENAQKVLCVIHEQGNSSQEARCGGVSEGLGKPVETLYVNGMDLTSVNSTLQAKLAQDRSIDWVVGLQAGVSMAISDAADAANSEVKIATFDTNAQLMTAIRDGKIQFAIDQQPYLQGYMAVDSLWLAHRNGTTVGGARPVYTGPAIVDNTNVDVIEQAVGEGLR; translated from the coding sequence ATGAAGCTACCAAGAATCGCCGCAGCGCTCATTGGTGCTGCGCTTTTAATCACGGGTTGTTCAGCTACCGGGGGAGCTCCACGCGCAACAGATGGGGCATCCGGCGGCGGAACCGTTGATACACCTCGTTTAGTTGTCGCGATGGTCAGCCACGGTGCGCCGGGCGACACTTTTTGGGATTTAGTCCGAAAAGGTGCAGAAGATGCAGCTCAAAAAGACAACATTGAGTTGCGTTATTCTTCTCATCCAGAAATTCCAGATCAGGCAAACCTTGTGCAAAATGCCATTGATTCAAAAGTAGACGGCATTGCCATGACCATGCCTAATGCGCAGTCACTGGGTCCTATTGCACAAAAAGCAGCAGATGCAGGCATTCCCGTTGTTGGTCTCAATGCCGGAATGAATGAATACCAAGATTATGGAATGACCGGATTTTTCGGCCAAGATGAATCAGTCGCGGGAACTCATGCTGGTCAACGCCTTGCGGAAGAAAACGCCCAAAAAGTCTTGTGCGTTATCCATGAGCAGGGAAATTCTTCCCAAGAAGCCAGATGTGGTGGTGTGTCTGAAGGCTTGGGCAAGCCAGTAGAAACCCTTTATGTCAACGGCATGGATCTCACCTCTGTGAACTCCACCCTGCAAGCAAAGCTGGCGCAGGATCGAAGCATTGATTGGGTTGTTGGCCTCCAAGCGGGGGTCTCCATGGCTATTTCAGATGCCGCAGATGCTGCGAACTCAGAAGTGAAGATCGCTACCTTTGATACAAACGCACAGCTCATGACCGCTATTCGTGATGGCAAGATTCAGTTTGCCATTGATCAACAACCTTATTTGCAGGGATATATGGCCGTGGATTCCTTGTGGTTGGCGCACCGGAACGGCACCACTGTTGGTGGAGCGCGCCCAGTTTATACAGGTCCAGCCATCGTGGATAACACCAATGTTGATGTCATTGAACAAGCTGTCGGGGAGGGTCTGCGATGA
- the aztB gene encoding zinc ABC transporter permease AztB — protein sequence MQFLVDFFLTPFNVSFVSRALIAGCLAAILCALIGTWVILRRLTFFGDAMSHGMLPGVATASLLGGNLMFGAAISALIMSAGVVWTSRKSSLSQDVSIGLQFITMLSLGVVIVSHSDSHAVDLTGFLFGDILSVRWKDIFIIAVATALGTLIIFLFHRQFTALTFDERKAHTLRLAPRFTHLLMLALIALATVVSFQVVGTLLVFGLLIGPPATAALLIQHKASISLIMIVASLLGCAEIYLGLLISWHASTAAGATITLLSAIVFFGSLLTKSAISRLNFTA from the coding sequence ATGCAGTTTTTGGTCGACTTTTTTCTGACTCCTTTTAACGTTTCTTTTGTTTCCCGCGCGCTAATCGCCGGATGCCTGGCCGCTATTTTGTGCGCTCTTATTGGTACGTGGGTAATTTTGCGCAGACTCACCTTTTTCGGCGACGCCATGTCCCACGGCATGCTTCCCGGCGTGGCCACAGCATCACTACTGGGTGGGAATTTGATGTTCGGCGCGGCGATTAGCGCATTAATTATGTCAGCGGGAGTGGTGTGGACCAGCAGAAAATCTAGCCTCTCCCAAGACGTGAGCATCGGTCTGCAATTTATCACCATGCTTTCACTCGGCGTGGTTATTGTTTCCCACTCCGACTCTCATGCCGTGGACCTCACCGGTTTTCTTTTTGGCGACATCCTTAGTGTCCGCTGGAAAGATATATTCATCATCGCGGTTGCCACAGCACTTGGCACGTTGATCATTTTCCTTTTTCATCGCCAGTTCACCGCACTTACTTTTGATGAACGCAAAGCCCACACCCTTAGACTTGCACCCCGATTCACTCACCTGCTCATGTTGGCGTTAATCGCCTTGGCCACCGTGGTGTCCTTTCAGGTGGTGGGCACACTTTTAGTGTTCGGACTTCTTATTGGGCCACCAGCCACAGCAGCGCTTTTGATACAACATAAAGCCAGCATTTCCCTGATCATGATCGTTGCATCACTTCTTGGATGTGCGGAAATTTACCTCGGATTACTCATCAGCTGGCATGCCAGTACCGCAGCAGGAGCCACCATCACCCTACTCAGCGCCATAGTGTTTTTTGGATCCTTATTGACAAAGAGTGCCATTAGTAGGTTAAACTTCACCGCGTGA
- a CDS encoding metal ABC transporter substrate-binding protein — MILKDIFNNKGCLKTLPIQVGPARALRKLLAVPAVAVSLAFGITACSTFSTADDTPDIVVTTNILGDVVEQLVGDSADVHVLMKPNADPHSFGVSAHDAAVMENADLIVANGLGLEEGLQSNVDNAKSQGVPVLEVGEHIGAIEYSPGVPDPHFWTDPARMITATKVIEAELIKELDPSLTESITNSAQQYREELKSLDEEVAELLTSVAPDNRKLITNHNVFGYLAKRFDYTVIGTIIPGGTTLAAPSASDLNDISTAIEDNNVPAIFTDTSSPQRLAEVLASNAGIDVQVVSVFTESLTDSDGEAPTYISMQKINAQRIASTLS, encoded by the coding sequence GTGATACTGAAAGACATTTTCAATAACAAGGGCTGTTTGAAAACGCTCCCGATTCAGGTGGGGCCTGCTCGGGCACTCCGAAAACTACTAGCCGTACCAGCCGTAGCTGTGTCGCTAGCTTTTGGTATCACTGCATGTTCCACCTTTTCCACAGCTGATGACACCCCTGACATTGTGGTCACCACCAATATTTTGGGCGATGTGGTGGAGCAATTAGTCGGAGATTCTGCAGATGTCCACGTGCTCATGAAACCTAATGCCGATCCGCATTCTTTCGGTGTTTCCGCACATGACGCTGCAGTGATGGAAAACGCTGATCTTATTGTGGCTAATGGATTAGGACTGGAAGAGGGCCTTCAATCCAATGTGGACAATGCCAAAAGCCAAGGGGTTCCTGTCTTGGAAGTCGGCGAACACATAGGTGCGATCGAGTACTCCCCTGGAGTTCCCGACCCCCACTTCTGGACAGACCCGGCGCGCATGATTACTGCCACCAAGGTCATAGAAGCAGAACTAATCAAAGAACTCGATCCATCACTGACGGAATCAATCACAAATTCGGCACAGCAATACCGCGAAGAACTTAAGTCTTTGGATGAGGAAGTCGCCGAATTACTCACCAGTGTGGCTCCCGACAACCGCAAGCTCATAACCAATCACAATGTGTTTGGTTACCTTGCTAAGCGGTTCGACTACACCGTCATCGGAACCATCATCCCAGGTGGAACCACATTGGCGGCACCTTCAGCTTCTGATCTCAATGACATCTCCACAGCCATTGAAGATAACAATGTTCCCGCAATCTTCACCGATACTTCAAGCCCACAACGTCTCGCTGAGGTTTTGGCCAGTAATGCCGGCATCGATGTGCAAGTGGTGTCTGTTTTTACGGAATCACTCACTGACTCAGACGGTGAAGCCCCCACGTATATCAGCATGCAAAAAATCAATGCCCAGCGCATTGCAAGCACTTTATCTTGA